The following proteins are co-located in the Pleurocapsa minor HA4230-MV1 genome:
- a CDS encoding sedoheptulose 7-phosphate cyclase, translating into MTKTTLAVKAFISKQDCKPLTCQNLEKAVEAICCSEQFKSLLLSLIDSPAFSQELGAEFAEVDAVKGISPCRKLRTCLNLSLSSFFGVLAELFSAFDKTIGQEWYKFANKIHSSELGKIKLIDYLKNSAEGEFYQDLAERLVKENPHAIYPTSSYRESRGYVESTPDDQTIEAVMRSSTFTSIKVIDNSLDPEQLLLRDMYISHGRCVCLVDQNVESYFGEQLEHYFDYHGIKLEKLVYRAMEVDKGIYTVEKMLGDFKNLGVSRNEPVLIVGGGVLADTGGLACALYHRNTPYIMLSTSIVAGIDAGPSPRTCCDGFGYKNLFGAYHPPILSITDRYFFKTLREGWLRHGIIEIIKMAVTKDAELFEMMEQAGPRLIETRFGTMGCEADPEINLLSQKILGAALRSYVAAEYDNLYETHQCRPHAYGHTWSPGFEIEAGLLHGHAVAIGMGFGAYLSLRMKWIDEAQFQRIMRLISSFGLSLWHDIMLRTDTLWASQQKIFEKRGCNLAAPLPKGEIGQCGYLNSLTREELDRAVAEYRLICREYPRKGLGIEPHCSDVGLEDPSTVAHAPLESASIDSQHLSAV; encoded by the coding sequence ATGACAAAGACTACCTTGGCAGTTAAAGCTTTTATCTCTAAGCAAGACTGTAAGCCTCTGACGTGCCAGAACTTGGAAAAGGCTGTAGAAGCCATTTGCTGTAGCGAACAATTCAAAAGCTTATTGCTTTCATTGATCGATAGTCCTGCTTTTTCTCAGGAATTAGGAGCAGAGTTTGCTGAAGTAGATGCAGTAAAGGGTATATCCCCTTGTCGCAAGCTTCGCACTTGTCTTAACCTTTCTCTGAGCAGCTTTTTTGGCGTTTTGGCAGAACTTTTCTCTGCCTTCGACAAAACCATAGGTCAGGAGTGGTACAAGTTTGCCAACAAAATACACTCCTCAGAATTAGGCAAAATCAAGCTAATCGATTATTTGAAAAACAGTGCCGAGGGAGAATTTTATCAAGATTTAGCAGAACGTTTGGTTAAGGAAAATCCCCACGCCATCTATCCTACTTCTAGTTACCGTGAAAGCCGTGGCTACGTGGAAAGCACCCCTGACGATCAAACTATTGAGGCGGTAATGAGGTCTAGCACCTTTACTTCCATTAAAGTTATTGATAATTCTCTCGATCCTGAGCAGTTGTTGTTGAGAGATATGTATATTTCTCATGGACGTTGTGTATGTCTTGTTGACCAAAACGTTGAGAGCTATTTTGGTGAACAGCTTGAACATTATTTTGACTATCACGGCATTAAGCTCGAAAAACTGGTATATCGAGCAATGGAAGTGGATAAAGGTATCTACACTGTCGAAAAAATGCTTGGTGATTTTAAAAACTTAGGAGTATCGCGCAACGAACCAGTGTTAATCGTTGGCGGTGGTGTGTTAGCCGATACTGGAGGACTAGCCTGCGCCCTATATCATCGCAATACGCCCTACATTATGCTTTCTACTTCTATTGTGGCGGGTATCGATGCAGGGCCATCTCCTCGTACCTGTTGTGATGGCTTTGGCTATAAGAATCTTTTTGGCGCTTATCATCCTCCAATACTATCAATTACCGATCGCTATTTCTTTAAGACTTTGAGAGAGGGATGGCTGCGTCACGGAATCATTGAAATTATTAAAATGGCTGTCACTAAGGACGCAGAGCTATTTGAAATGATGGAACAGGCTGGCCCTCGGTTAATCGAAACACGTTTTGGCACTATGGGTTGCGAAGCTGATCCTGAGATTAATCTTCTATCCCAGAAAATTTTGGGTGCTGCATTACGAAGCTATGTAGCAGCAGAATACGACAACCTTTACGAAACTCATCAATGCCGCCCTCATGCTTATGGACACACCTGGTCACCTGGGTTTGAAATTGAAGCTGGCTTGTTACATGGACACGCAGTTGCTATAGGGATGGGTTTTGGTGCTTACCTAAGTCTGCGGATGAAATGGATTGATGAAGCACAATTTCAGCGTATTATGCGCCTAATTAGTTCGTTTGGGTTGAGCCTATGGCATGATATTATGTTGAGAACAGATACTCTGTGGGCATCTCAGCAAAAGATTTTTGAGAAGCGTGGTTGTAACTTAGCTGCACCACTACCTAAAGGCGAAATTGGTCAATGTGGTTATCTCAATTCTCTGACTCGCGAAGAATTAGATCGAGCAGTTGCGGAGTATCGCTTAATTTGCCGTGAGTATCCCCGCAAAGGTTTGGGAATTGAGCCTCACTGTAGCGATGTAGGATTAGAAGATCCTTCAACAGTAGCTCATGCGCCTTTAGAGTCGGCGAGCATTGATTCACAGCATCTCTCGGCTGTATAA
- a CDS encoding FkbM family methyltransferase, with amino-acid sequence MKLIKDITQSLLWKNGYNLQRIRDFPEKNIDLLKLLVRQLFQNTPEAVILQIGANDGKTGDPVHSIITQDNWSGILVEPLPNLYNELCHTYSHLSKFKLENCAIAKEDGMVKLYRVRADESLPEYVKLLASFNRDVILKQKPLIPNIEQFIEVVEVPGISLTSLIKKHCIQHVNLLQIDTEGFDYEILQMAFQSNLLPDIINFEYTHLLPEVTRECGNLLALKGYSYLKVGRDIVAVQQSLID; translated from the coding sequence ATGAAATTAATTAAGGATATAACTCAGTCACTGCTCTGGAAAAATGGTTATAATCTTCAACGAATTCGTGATTTTCCAGAAAAAAATATTGACTTATTAAAATTATTAGTCAGGCAACTATTTCAAAATACTCCTGAAGCTGTCATTTTACAGATTGGGGCTAACGACGGGAAAACAGGCGATCCTGTCCATTCAATCATTACACAAGATAATTGGTCAGGAATTTTAGTTGAGCCTCTGCCCAATTTATATAATGAACTTTGTCACACATATAGCCATTTATCAAAGTTTAAATTAGAAAATTGTGCGATCGCCAAAGAAGATGGTATGGTTAAACTCTATCGAGTTAGGGCGGATGAATCACTGCCAGAATATGTTAAATTACTTGCTAGTTTTAATCGTGATGTTATTCTTAAACAAAAGCCATTAATTCCTAACATTGAGCAATTTATTGAAGTTGTTGAAGTGCCAGGAATTAGTCTTACTTCGTTGATTAAGAAGCACTGTATCCAACACGTAAATCTCTTACAAATAGATACTGAAGGCTTTGATTACGAAATTCTCCAAATGGCTTTTCAAAGTAATTTATTGCCAGATATTATTAACTTTGAATATACTCATCTTTTGCCTGAAGTAACTAGAGAATGTGGAAATTTGCTTGCTTTAAAAGGATATTCTTATCTTAAGGTTGGCCGAGATATCGTAGCAGTGCAGCAAAGTTTGATTGATTAA